Proteins encoded together in one Marinitoga hydrogenitolerans DSM 16785 window:
- a CDS encoding polysaccharide biosynthesis/export family protein, with product MKLKTSIFLILLLTVSIFANYTLRTGDVLGLWVFGYPEYSNQKIIVGPDGIITVPPIGRLNAYGKTIENLEKEIKEKISTYIKSPNVTLGVINYAPFEVQVIGNVKKSGIIQLPKPTLTLTKIISLSGGFAEPWKSSYAIVKYPNGKEEKVDITNLFKGLLLKDDPIVPENSTIVIPFEFNTNITIYTDFGIKTIQYFEGITLKDIISSSNINPENFESSIIILRNDTVLNYTFEDLKKNQNISLQKGDTVIFNKLEKYVYVFGLNKGGKVIFEKNEPFTIKTLMAKLGVEPKYITYTVYDKENGKIDNVDENSKLKVGEIVEFESIENYVYVSSNNGGGKILFDVKENFDLNTLLGKMGIDKADYKIEVFNPNSGMTFEATDNTNFIKGMIVKLIPVEKFV from the coding sequence CGGGTGATGTTTTAGGATTATGGGTTTTTGGATACCCTGAATATTCAAATCAAAAAATAATAGTTGGTCCTGATGGAATTATTACAGTTCCTCCAATTGGAAGATTAAACGCTTATGGTAAAACAATAGAAAATCTTGAAAAAGAAATAAAAGAAAAGATCAGTACATATATAAAATCACCTAATGTAACTTTAGGTGTTATAAATTATGCTCCATTTGAGGTTCAAGTAATAGGTAATGTGAAAAAATCTGGTATTATTCAACTTCCAAAACCCACATTAACTTTAACAAAAATTATATCTTTAAGTGGTGGTTTTGCAGAACCTTGGAAAAGTTCTTATGCAATTGTAAAATATCCAAATGGAAAAGAAGAAAAAGTTGATATAACAAATTTATTCAAAGGTTTATTATTAAAAGACGATCCTATTGTTCCTGAAAATTCAACTATTGTTATTCCTTTTGAATTCAATACAAATATTACAATTTATACAGATTTTGGTATAAAAACAATACAATATTTTGAAGGTATTACTTTAAAAGATATCATTTCATCATCAAATATCAACCCAGAAAATTTCGAGAGTTCTATTATTATATTAAGAAATGATACTGTTTTAAATTATACTTTTGAAGATTTAAAAAAGAATCAAAATATATCTCTTCAAAAAGGCGATACTGTTATTTTTAATAAATTAGAAAAATATGTTTATGTATTTGGATTAAATAAAGGTGGTAAGGTTATATTTGAAAAAAACGAACCTTTTACAATAAAAACATTGATGGCCAAATTGGGTGTTGAACCTAAATATATTACGTATACTGTTTATGATAAAGAAAATGGGAAAATAGATAATGTAGATGAAAATTCTAAATTAAAAGTTGGTGAAATTGTAGAATTTGAAAGTATAGAAAATTATGTTTATGTGAGTTCTAATAATGGCGGAGGAAAGATACTTTTTGATGTAAAAGAAAATTTTGATTTAAACACCTTATTAGGAAAAATGGGAATTGACAAAGCGGATTACAAAATAGAGGTTTTTAATCCTAATTCTGGTATGACCTTTGAAGCTACTGATAATACAAACTTTATTAAAGGAATGATAGTAAAACTTATTCCTGTTGAAAAGTTTGTTTT